In Methanocella sp., a single genomic region encodes these proteins:
- a CDS encoding alpha/beta hydrolase, with amino-acid sequence MQNDAITTKRSMIRGNGFIVPCVLMTPDDPLGSAVVVHGYGGCKEEQLGLAWRIAESGICACVIDLRGHGDHMMAMDENILDDVNAAVNFSKHYGKVAVVGHSLGGRLAMISDAGYAVAISPAFDKTFSPQTQEIIKNNRGYRARENTPGANFEILQKLPMWQYGDSKPVTLVYGSRDVPEIVKACEEQKEKGADVVKIDRAMHLDIFNNEKTFGIVSCKLREWFYKDQ; translated from the coding sequence GTGCAAAATGATGCGATCACCACTAAGCGGTCGATGATCCGCGGTAATGGTTTTATCGTCCCCTGCGTCCTGATGACGCCGGATGACCCTCTGGGCAGCGCCGTCGTCGTGCACGGCTACGGAGGATGCAAGGAAGAGCAGCTGGGCCTGGCCTGGCGCATCGCCGAGTCTGGCATCTGTGCCTGCGTTATCGATCTGAGGGGCCATGGCGACCACATGATGGCCATGGACGAGAACATCCTCGACGATGTCAATGCCGCCGTTAATTTCAGCAAGCATTATGGAAAGGTGGCTGTCGTAGGCCATTCCCTCGGCGGGCGCCTGGCCATGATCAGCGACGCGGGCTATGCTGTCGCGATATCTCCTGCCTTCGATAAGACATTCTCTCCCCAGACGCAGGAAATAATCAAGAATAATCGGGGCTATCGTGCGCGAGAAAATACTCCAGGCGCGAACTTCGAAATATTACAGAAGCTGCCCATGTGGCAGTACGGTGACAGCAAGCCCGTTACGCTGGTCTACGGCTCCCGGGACGTGCCCGAGATCGTGAAGGCCTGCGAGGAACAAAAAGAAAAAGGCGCCGACGTCGTCAAGATCGATCGGGCGATGCACCTCGATATTTTCAACAATGAGAAAACATTCGGCATCGTATCCTGTAAGCTGCGAGAATGGTTCTATAAGGACCAATAA